The proteins below are encoded in one region of Diceros bicornis minor isolate mBicDic1 chromosome 14, mDicBic1.mat.cur, whole genome shotgun sequence:
- the LOC131413476 gene encoding putative olfactory receptor 2B8, producing MKGTNLSNPAGFILLGFSDQPQLEMVLLVVISIIYILTLMGNTTIILVSYLDPKLRTPMYFFLSNLSFLDLCFTTSIVPQMLWNLKGLEKTISYTGCVIQLYITLGLGSTECVLLTVMAYDRFSAICRPLHYGVIMHPKLLQQLAAVSWISGFVGSTVQTILVFQLPSCSHHRVDDFTCEEPALLKIACGDTTFLENELSIATVLYVVIPLGLILVSYGHIIRSVLRIKSAAGRRKAFGTCGSHLIVVVLFFGMIISVYIQPKSKYTQTHRKFLTLFYTVVTPALNPLIYTLRNKEVKWALKRLLGRDSRRGEK from the coding sequence ATGAAAGGGACAAATTTGAGCAATCCAGCAGGTTTTATCCTCCTGGGCTTTTCTGACCAGCCCCAGCTGGAGATGGTTCTCCTTGTGGTCATCTCTATCATATACATTCTGACACTGATGGGGAACACAACGATCATACTGGTCTCATACTTGGACCCCAAACTCCGCACgcccatgtatttcttcctctctaACCTCTCCTTCCTGGACCTCTGCTTTACTACTAGTATTGTCCCACAAATGCTTTGGAACCTCAAGGGCCTTGAGAAGACCATTAGCTACACTGGTTGTGTGATCCAGCTATACATTACTTTGGGGCTGGGCTCCACAGAGTGTGTTCTCCTGACAGTTATGGCCTACGACCGCTTCAGTGCTATCTGTCGACCACTCCACTATGGTGTAATCATGCACCCAAAGCTTCTCCAGCAGCTGGCAGCTGTGTCCTGGATCAGTGGTTTTGTGGGGTCCACAGTTCAGACCATCCTTGTTTTCCAGTTGCCTTCCTGCAGCCATCACAGAGTGGATGATTTTACGTGTGAGGAGCCCGCCTTGCTTAAAATTGCCTGTGGGGACACAACCTTCCTGGAAAATGAGCTGTCCATAGCTACTGTCCTCTATGTGGTTATACCTCTGGGGCTCATTTTGGTCTCCTATGGTCATATTATTAGGAGTGTGCTGAGGATAAAATCTGCTGCAGGCAGGAGAAAAGCATTTGGGACTTGTGGGTCCCACCTAATTGTTGTAGTTTTGTTCTTTGGGATGATAATTTCTGTCTACATTCAACCCAAAAGCAAGTACACACAGACTCACAGAAAATTCCTCACCCTCTTCTATACTGTAGTGACCCCTGCACTTAATCCTTTGATCTATACCTTAAGAAACAAAGAGGTTAAGTGGGCTCTAAAAAGGTTGTTGGGAAGAGACTCAAGGAGGGgagaaaagtaa
- the LOC131413477 gene encoding putative olfactory receptor 2B8 → MKGTNLSNPAGFILLGFSDQPQLEMVLLVVISIIYILTLMGNTTIILVSYLDPKLRTPMYFFLSNLSFLDLCFTTSIVPQMLWNLKGLEKTISYTGCVIQLYITLGLGSTECVLLTVMAYDRFSAICRPLHYGVIMHPKLLQQLAAVSWISGFVGSTVQTILVFQLPSCSHHRVDDFTCEEPALLKIACGDTTFLENELSIATVLYVVIPLGLILVSYGHIIRSVLRIKSAAGRRKAFGTCGSHLIVVVLFFGMIISVYIQPKSKYTQTRRKFLTLFYTVVTPALNPLIYTLRNKEVKWALKRLLGRDSRRGGK, encoded by the coding sequence ATGAAAGGGACAAATTTGAGCAATCCAGCAGGTTTTATCCTCCTGGGCTTTTCTGACCAGCCCCAGCTGGAGATGGTTCTCCTTGTGGTCATCTCTATCATATACATTCTGACACTGATGGGGAACACAACGATCATACTGGTCTCATACTTGGACCCCAAACTCCGCACgcccatgtatttcttcctctctaACCTCTCCTTCCTGGACCTCTGCTTTACTACTAGTATTGTCCCACAAATGCTTTGGAACCTCAAGGGCCTTGAGAAGACCATTAGCTACACTGGTTGTGTGATCCAGCTATACATTACTTTGGGGCTGGGCTCCACAGAGTGTGTTCTCCTGACAGTTATGGCCTACGACCGCTTCAGTGCTATCTGTCGACCACTCCACTATGGTGTAATCATGCACCCAAAGCTTCTCCAGCAGCTGGCAGCTGTGTCCTGGATCAGTGGTTTTGTGGGGTCCACAGTTCAGACCATCCTTGTTTTCCAGTTGCCTTCCTGCAGCCATCACAGAGTGGATGATTTTACGTGTGAGGAGCCCGCCTTGCTTAAAATTGCCTGTGGGGACACAACCTTCCTGGAAAATGAGCTGTCCATAGCTACTGTCCTCTATGTGGTTATACCTCTGGGGCTCATTTTGGTCTCCTATGGTCATATTATTAGGAGTGTGCTGAGGATAAAATCTGCTGCAGGCAGGAGAAAAGCATTTGGGACTTGTGGGTCCCACCTAATTGTTGTAGTTTTGTTCTTTGGGATGATAATTTCTGTCTACATTCAACCCAAAAGCAAGTACACACAGACTCGCAGAAAATTCCTCACCCTCTTCTATACTGTAGTGACCCCTGCACTTAATCCTTTGATCTATACCTTAAGAAACAAAGAGGTTAAGTGGGCTCTAAAAAGGTTGCTGGGAAGAGACTCAAGAAGGGGAGGAAAGTAA